GTTAAGCAAGGCCACGGTGACGAATTCACCGGGTTTCGCCACCACCTCGATGGTGCTCTTGGATTTACCGATCTGCACCGTGGCAGTCAGCTTGTCGCCGGCCTTGACCGGATAAAAACGCGACACGCGACCGACCGCTTTCGCGTCGAGCGACAGCTTGGCACTGCCGTTGACGATGCTGGCTGCTTCGCTGCCGGCGTTGAGAAAACGGACGAAGGAAGAGTCTTGGCCAGGGCCGGTTTCATATAAAGGATTGTCGGCCAGCGCCAGCGCTGCGGCAGTCGCCAGCAGCACAGTGAGTAGAATTTTTTTCATTTTTGTTCTCTTCATTCATCACAAACAAGGCCTGCCCCCAATCGAGTGCAGACCCGCTTCCATCAGTGTTTGATAGTTTTTAAAATCGTCGGGGTGGCGATGGCGTTGCCGATCGCTGCGCCCCAAGATTGGTAACCGGCACCGTCGAAATGCTGACCGTCGATGGTGCCCCACTCACCCGGTTGCGACAGGCTGAGCGAATCAACATAGGTGCACGGAGCCACGATGTCGGCCAAATAGCCGGACATTTCTTTGGCACGTGCATAGGTTTTGCCGAATTTACCGCCTTCGGTGCCCCAAGCCGGGCCGACCCAGACGCAGGCCACACCATTGTTTTTGATACCCTTGGTCAGGCGCGAGACTTGTTGCCAGACCCAAGTTTTTTGCAATTCCGGCTGGG
The sequence above is drawn from the Undibacterium sp. CCC3.4 genome and encodes:
- a CDS encoding SGNH/GDSL hydrolase family protein, whose amino-acid sequence is MSALLAGLTVLIIGDSHMSTPDYLITTLHDDLMNKGAVVYSFGACGVAAGEWMVKTQSSCGGAVRLKDGPVEVKEGQEAMTRPFNELVKTYKPNLVVVVNGDTMASYTQPELQKTWVWQQVSRLTKGIKNNGVACVWVGPAWGTEGGKFGKTYARAKEMSGYLADIVAPCTYVDSLSLSQPGEWGTIDGQHFDGAGYQSWGAAIGNAIATPTILKTIKH